Proteins from a genomic interval of Lycium ferocissimum isolate CSIRO_LF1 chromosome 2, AGI_CSIRO_Lferr_CH_V1, whole genome shotgun sequence:
- the LOC132041214 gene encoding probable indole-3-pyruvate monooxygenase YUCCA5, with amino-acid sequence MMNQNSYPCSLLTVHALEPKKSFAGRCIQVNGPIIVGAGPSGLAIAACLKQQGVSFVIFERANCIASLWQKRTYDRLRLNVSRELCQLPYLSFPEDFPKYPTKYQFISYLETYAKHFEINPQFNESVNLAEYDETLSLWRVKTVSGNGSITEYMCRWLVVATGENAEKIVPEFKGLDDFGGEVMHACDYKTGESYEGKNVLVVGCGNSGIDISLDLFHHNANPFMVVRSSEGRVFPREIKIVPAIKKFSQGKVEFVDGKVLEIDSVILATGYCSNVKSWLMESEFFSSEGYPKTPFPNGWKGEAGLYAVGFTRRGLYGASLDAIKVAQDIAQIWKEDVEKSICCMP; translated from the exons ATGATGAATCAGAATTCTTATCCTTGTTCACTTCTAACAGTTCATGCACTTGAACCAAAAAAATCCTTTGCTGGTCGATGCATACAAGTAAATGGTCCTATCATTGTTGGGGCAGGTCCTTCAGGACTAGCAATTGCTGCTTGCCTTAAACAACAAGGGGTTTCCTTTGTAATCTTTGAACGCGCCAACTGTATCGCTTCACTATGGCAAAAGAGAACTTATGATCGACTTAGACTTAACGTGTCACGAGAATTATGCCAATTGCCTTACTTGTCATTTCCAGAAGACTTTCCAAAGTACCCTACTAAGTACCAATTCATCAGCTACCTCGAAACTTATGCCAAGCACTTCGAGATCAACCCACAATTCAACGAGTCAGTGAACTTAGCTGAATATGATGAAACACTCAGTTTATGGAGGGTAAAGACAGTTTCTGGAAATGGTTCAATCACCGAATATATGTGTAGGTGGCTTGTTGTGGCCACAGGAGAGAATGCAGAAAAGATAGTGCCCGAATTCAAAGGATTGGATGATTTTGGTGGTGAGGTTATGCATGCTTGTGACTATAAGACAGGGGAGTCATAtgaaggaaagaatgtgttgGTTGTTGGCTGTGGCAATTCAGGCATAGATATTTcacttgatcttttccaccatAATGCAAATCCATTCATGGTGGTCCGAAGCTCG GAAGGTCGTGTTTTCCCTAGGGAAATAAAGATAGTTCCAGCAATCAAGAAATTTTCTCAAGGAAAAGTAGAATTTGTTGATGGGAAAGTTCTTGAGATTGACTCTGTAATCTTGGCTACAGGGTATTGCAGCAATGTTAAGTCCTGGCTAATG GAGAGTGAATTTTTTTCAAGTGAGGGATATCCAAAAACCCCATTTCCTAATGGATGGAAGGGAGAGGCTGGTCTATATGCGGTTGGATTTACAAGACGTGGACTTTATGGTGCATCTTTGGATGCCATTAAAGTTGCACAAGATATTGCGCAAATCTGGAAGGAAGACGTAGAAAAATCAATCTGTTGCATGCCATAG